A genomic stretch from Astatotilapia calliptera chromosome 4, fAstCal1.2, whole genome shotgun sequence includes:
- the med15 gene encoding mediator of RNA polymerase II transcription subunit 15, translating into MEMSGADSDWRSPQFRQKVVAQIEEAIRKAGTSNTTHKSGTDMENHVYVKAKSREEYLSLVARLIIHFRDIHKKAHGGSDPMNALNTLTGVGGGPGAIGMGPRPAGAPVGGMGAMGPMQIGQHAMAGVAGNPQAIGGPGSMQQLVQQQQQQQQNAMQFQQFQQQQQNAMQQQQNAIQQQQQQQNAIQQQQQQFQVQQQLRAQQQQMQQQLQQQQQQQQQQAQNQQQQNQMHQSRLQLMQLQQHAQAQAQAQAQAQAQAQAQAQAQAQSIQQMVQQQQVQAQTQPVQMPPHSQQQQQQSGMVSQSLAGQMPSQHVSLNQQQQRLQAFQARAALQQQQQQQQQAAQQAQQAAAQAQLNAAAAAAAMPGQLVRPGMQIPARLPRAPLNPIPPQNATTAAAGVVGVQAMTPQMSSPSPVQVPTPQSMPPPPQPSPQPPTSQPNSASSGPTPSPGGFQPSPSPQPSPSPANSRTPQNYGVPSPGPLSTPVNPSSVMSPAGPTSLEDQQYMEKLKQLSKYIEPLRRMINKIDKNEDRKKDLSKMKSLLNILTDPSTRCPLKTLQKCEIALEKLKNDMAVPTPPPPPVATNKQYLCQPLLDAVMANIRSPVFNHSLYRSFAPAMSAIHGPPIMGPNISGRKRKHEDDERQTIPNILQGEVARLDVKFLVNLDPAYCSNNGTVHLICKLDDKNLPSVPPLQLSVPADYPDQSPHWADDGEQYGANSFLQTVHRNMTSKLLQLPDKHSVTELLNTWARSVQQACLSAA; encoded by the exons ATGGAAATGTCGGGAGCGGACAGCGACTGGAGGAGCCCACAGTTCCGACAGAAAGTCGTGGCTCAGAT CGAAGAGGCCATAAGGAAGGCAGGAACCTCGAACACCACGCACAAGTCGGGCACGGACATGGAGAACCACGTCTACGTCAAAGCCAAATCCAGG GAGGAGTATTTATCTCTGGTGGCCCGGCTGATCATTCACTTCAGAGACATCC ATAAGAAGGCTCATGGAGGTTCAG ATCCCATGAATGCCCTGAATACCCTGACAGGGGTTGGAGGGGGTCCTGGCGCCATTGGCATGGGGCCTCGCCCTGCCGGTGCTCCAGTGGGTGGCATGGGGGCCATGGGGCCGATGCAGATAGGCCAGCATGCCATGGCAGGGGTGGCTGGAAACCCACAAGCCA TCGGCGGACCGGGATCTATGCAGCAGttggtgcagcagcagcagcagcagcagcagaacgcCATGCAGTTCCAGCAGttccaacaacagcagcagaacgccatgcagcagcagcagaacgccatccaacagcagcagcagcagcagaacgccatccagcagcagcagcagcagttccaGGTGCAGCAACAGCTGAgggcacagcagcagcagatgcagcagcagctccaacagcagcagcagcaacagcaacagcaggcccagaaccagcagcagcagaaccaG ATGCACCAGTCCAGGCTGCAGCTTATGCAGCTCCAGCAGCACGCTCAGGCCCAGGCTCAAGCCCAAGCTCAAGCCCAAGCCCAGGCTCAGGCCCAGGCTCAGGCCCAGGCCCAGTCCATCCAGCAGatggtgcagcagcagcaggtccaGGCTCAGACTCAGCCGGTTCAGATGCCTCCTCactcccagcagcagcagcagcagtcggGCATGGTGTCTCAGTCTCTGGCCGGACAGATGCCATCCCAGCACGTCTCtctgaaccagcagcagcagaggctgCAGGCCTTCCAG gCCCGTGCAgccttgcagcagcagcagcagcagcagcagcaggcagcgCAGCAAGCTCAGCAGGCCGCAGCGCAAGCACAGCTCAACGCAGCCGCCGCTGCAGCCGCCATGCCGGGACAG CTGGTTCGTCCTGGGATGCAGATTCCAGCCCGGCTACCTCGAGCACCTCTGAACCCCATCCCTCCTCAAAACGCCACCACCGCTGCAGCTGGCGTGGTGGGAGTGCAGGCCATGACACCGCAG ATGTCATCGCCCTCACCGGTGCAGGTCCCGACTCCTCAGTCGATGCCGCCTCCTCCGCAGCCGTCACCCCAACCCCCGACCTCACAGCCCAACTCGGCCAG CTCCGGTCCCACTCCGTCTCCGGGGGGTTTCCAGCCCAGCCCGTCTCCTCAGCCGTCGCCGAGCCCCGCCAACTCCAGAACCCCCCAGAACTACGGCGTGCCCTCCCCCGGGCCACTCAGTACTCCAG TGAACCCGAGCTCGGTGATGAGTCCGGCGGGGCCCACGTCTCTGGAGGACCAGCAGTACATGGAGAAGCTCAAACAGCTCTCCAAGTACATCGAGCCGCTGCGCCGCATGATCAACAAGATCGACAAAAACGAAG aCAGGAAGAAGGACCTGAGTAAGATGAAGAGCTTGCTGAACATCCTGACCGACCCCAGCACCAG GTGTCCCCTGAAGACGCTGCAGAAATGTGAGATCGCTTTGGAGAAGCTGAAGAACGACATGGCGGTG CCGACGCCCCCTCCCCCGCCCGTGGCCACCAACAAACAGTACCTGTGTCAGCCGCTGCTGGACGCCGTCATGGCCAACATCCGCTCGCCCGTCTTCAACCACTCCCTCTACCGATCCTTCGCCCCCGCCATGAGTGCCATCCACGGACCACCCATCAT GGGGCCGAACATCTCCGGGCGCAAGAGGAAGCACGAGGACGACGAGCGGCAGACGATCCCCAACATCCTGCAGGGCGAGGTGGCGCGCCTCGACGTCAAGTTCCTCGTCAACCTCGACCCCGCGTACTGCAGCAACAACGGCACCGTGCACCTCATCTGCAAGCTGG acGATAAAAACCTTCCCAGCGTTCCTCCGCTGCAGCTCAGTGTTCCCGCCGATTATCCCGACCAGAGTCCGCACTGGGCCGATGACGGAGAGCAATACG GTGCGAACAGCTTCCTGCAGACAGTTCACAGGAACATGACGTCCAAACTGCTGCAGCTGCCCGACAAACACTCGGTGACCGAGCTGCTCAACACCTGGGCTCGCAGCGTCCAGCAGGCCTGCCTGTCTGCAGCCTGA